The Flavobacterium marginilacus genome window below encodes:
- the mnmD gene encoding tRNA (5-methylaminomethyl-2-thiouridine)(34)-methyltransferase MnmD, with protein MEREIIRTSDGSTTIHIKDWDECYHSKHGAIQEAKHVFIKNGLALFPDQKVTILEIGFGTGLNAFITFLEAQKLGQTIDYTGAEAYPISDDELKSMNYPKELKALDNKEIFDKMHAVNWEEKNDLSEKFSLTKRKQFFEDINDVEKFDLIYFDAFGYRVQPELWSADVFNRMFKALKKDSVLVTYAARGVIKRNMIEAGFTVEKLAGPPGKREMFRARK; from the coding sequence TTGGAAAGAGAAATTATCCGTACCTCCGATGGTTCTACAACAATTCATATAAAAGATTGGGATGAATGTTATCATTCTAAGCATGGAGCAATACAGGAAGCTAAACATGTATTTATCAAAAATGGACTGGCTTTGTTTCCAGATCAGAAAGTCACCATTTTGGAAATTGGTTTTGGAACCGGACTGAATGCCTTCATTACTTTTTTGGAAGCTCAAAAATTAGGGCAGACAATTGATTATACAGGAGCAGAGGCATATCCTATTTCTGATGATGAGTTAAAATCTATGAATTATCCAAAGGAATTGAAAGCTTTGGATAATAAAGAGATTTTTGATAAAATGCATGCAGTAAACTGGGAAGAAAAAAATGATTTGTCTGAAAAATTTTCTTTAACCAAAAGAAAGCAGTTTTTTGAAGACATTAATGATGTTGAAAAATTTGATTTGATTTATTTTGATGCTTTCGGTTATCGTGTGCAGCCCGAATTGTGGAGTGCTGATGTATTTAATAGAATGTTTAAGGCATTAAAAAAAGATTCTGTACTAGTAACTTACGCCGCAAGAGGCGTTATTAAAAGAAATATGATTGAAGCTGGGTTTACTGTCGAAAAGCTTGCCGGCCCTCCAGGGAAAAGAGAAATGTTCAGAGCTAGAAAATGA
- a CDS encoding branched-chain amino acid aminotransferase, with translation MSTTQTNKIETIKAATTKINDVDFDHLSFGAVFTDHLLECDYINGEWQQPVIKPYAPLLLDPSAKVFHYGQAIFEGMKAYKDDNNDIWLFRPDENYKRFNSSAVRMAMPEVPEFVFIEGLKQLLKLDEAWVKNGNGSTMYIRPFMIATGAGVVANPSEDYKFMILLSPAKAYYSGEVKVLIAEHFSRAANGGIGAAKAAGNYAGQFYPTSLANKEGFQQVIWTDDATHTKLEEAGTMNVFFRINDTLLTAPVSERILDGITRKSLIDMAKKEGINVEVRPVLVSELVEASQKGTLKEIFGAGTAAVVNPIAGYSYKEVYYELPKIENSFAGLLKEKLTSLQNKLTEDTFGWTVKV, from the coding sequence ATGAGTACCACTCAAACTAACAAAATTGAAACAATAAAAGCTGCTACTACAAAAATAAATGATGTTGATTTTGATCATTTAAGCTTTGGAGCTGTATTTACAGATCATTTATTAGAATGCGATTACATTAATGGAGAATGGCAGCAGCCTGTCATTAAGCCTTATGCACCGCTTTTACTTGATCCGTCTGCAAAAGTGTTTCATTATGGCCAAGCCATTTTTGAAGGTATGAAAGCTTACAAAGATGACAACAATGATATCTGGCTTTTTAGACCAGATGAAAATTACAAACGTTTTAATTCTTCTGCAGTACGTATGGCTATGCCGGAAGTACCTGAATTTGTCTTCATTGAAGGTTTAAAACAATTATTAAAATTAGATGAAGCTTGGGTAAAAAACGGAAACGGAAGCACTATGTACATCAGACCATTTATGATTGCTACTGGAGCCGGAGTTGTCGCTAACCCGTCTGAAGATTATAAATTCATGATATTATTATCTCCTGCAAAAGCATATTATTCCGGAGAAGTAAAAGTATTAATCGCTGAGCATTTCAGCAGGGCTGCAAACGGAGGTATTGGTGCTGCAAAAGCTGCCGGTAATTATGCCGGTCAATTCTACCCAACTAGTTTAGCAAACAAAGAAGGATTCCAGCAGGTAATATGGACTGACGACGCGACTCATACTAAACTAGAAGAAGCAGGCACAATGAATGTGTTCTTTAGAATAAATGACACTTTACTGACTGCTCCTGTAAGTGAAAGAATCTTGGATGGTATCACTAGAAAAAGTCTTATTGATATGGCCAAAAAAGAAGGAATTAATGTAGAGGTTCGTCCTGTATTAGTTTCTGAACTGGTTGAAGCTTCTCAAAAAGGAACTTTAAAAGAAATTTTTGGAGCTGGTACTGCTGCAGTAGTAAACCCAATTGCAGGCTATTCATATAAAGAAGTTTATTATGAACTGCCTAAAATCGAAAACTCTTTTGCTGGTCTATTAAAAGAAAAATTAACAAGCCTTCAAAACAAATTAACTGAAGATACTTTTGGCTGGACTGTTAAAGTATAG
- a CDS encoding nucleoside triphosphate pyrophosphohydrolase family protein, protein MQKQINAVKEFHTAFRIGHSETPIASLGEVKNILRYNLMKEENEEYLEAVQNNDLVEIADALGDMMYILCGTIIEHGLQHKIEEVFDEIQRSNMSKLGEDGNPIYREDGKVMKGPNYFKPDFSKLLL, encoded by the coding sequence ATGCAAAAACAAATCAACGCTGTAAAGGAATTTCACACAGCATTTAGAATTGGACACAGCGAAACGCCGATTGCCAGTCTGGGCGAGGTTAAAAATATACTCCGCTATAATTTAATGAAAGAGGAAAACGAAGAATATCTGGAGGCAGTTCAAAATAATGACTTGGTAGAAATTGCCGATGCTCTCGGGGACATGATGTATATCCTTTGCGGAACTATTATCGAACACGGGCTGCAACATAAAATTGAAGAAGTATTTGATGAAATTCAGCGTTCTAATATGAGTAAATTAGGTGAAGATGGAAATCCTATTTACCGTGAAGACGGAAAAGTAATGAAAGGCCCTAATTATTTTAAACCAGATTTTTCTAAATTACTTTTATAA
- a CDS encoding dipeptidyl-peptidase 3 family protein yields MKLVKTIGLFMAFTVSVIGTAQNDKKAPAKSDENVPFDFFVEQFSDIKVLRYQIPGWENLSLKEQELVYYLTQAGNSGRDIMWDQHYKYNLKIRKALENIYQNYKGDKSTADWKNFEIYLKRVWFSNGIHHHYSNDKIKPDFSINYFNTLLAATKTELSPEITAILFNDADSKKVNLDASKGLLEGSAINFYDKGITQKEVEAFYANKKSPDPKKPYSFGLNSKLVRNYNGQLEEKVWKSGGMYGAAIDKIIYWLEKAQKAAENKKQGDAIGLLIKYYKTGDLKTWDDYNIAWLSATEGNIDYINSFIEVYNDPLGYRGSYEGIVQIKDFDMSKKMEVVSSNAQWFEDNSPLAPEHKKKKVVGVSYKTVIVAGESGDSSPSTPIGVNLPNADWIRAEHGSKSVSLGNIIDAYSKAGGKGRLQEFANDAEEIRLAEKYGELGSKLHTSLHEVVGHASGQINPGVGTPKETLKNYSSTLEEGRADLVGLYYLYSPKIQEIGLTDNWKELGMQCYDSYIRNGLMTQLVRLELGANIEEAHMRNRQWVSAWVFEKGKNDNVIEKITRDGKTYFNITDYEKLHDLFGQLLKEVQRIKSEGDFEAGKALVETYGVKVDQKLHAEILERNKQFPDAPYSGFVNPVLVPKLNAKGQIISIGIEQPKTFAEQMLQYSKKYGFLPLEN; encoded by the coding sequence ATGAAATTAGTTAAAACTATAGGTCTTTTCATGGCTTTTACGGTTTCAGTTATCGGCACTGCGCAAAATGATAAAAAAGCACCAGCAAAATCAGATGAAAATGTGCCTTTCGACTTTTTCGTAGAACAGTTCTCTGATATAAAAGTTTTGAGATATCAAATTCCTGGTTGGGAAAACCTTAGCTTGAAAGAACAGGAGTTAGTTTATTATCTAACGCAGGCAGGAAATTCAGGACGGGATATAATGTGGGATCAGCATTATAAATACAATTTGAAAATACGAAAAGCATTAGAAAATATTTACCAAAATTACAAAGGAGACAAAAGTACTGCTGATTGGAAGAATTTTGAAATTTATCTGAAAAGAGTCTGGTTCTCTAACGGGATTCATCATCATTATTCCAATGATAAAATTAAACCGGATTTTTCTATAAATTATTTTAATACTTTGTTAGCAGCTACAAAAACGGAATTATCTCCTGAAATCACTGCCATTTTATTCAATGATGCTGATTCCAAAAAAGTAAATCTTGATGCTTCAAAAGGATTGCTTGAAGGTTCTGCAATTAATTTCTATGATAAAGGAATTACTCAGAAAGAAGTTGAAGCATTTTATGCTAATAAAAAGAGTCCAGATCCTAAAAAGCCGTATTCTTTTGGTTTGAATTCTAAATTGGTCCGCAATTATAATGGTCAATTGGAAGAAAAAGTCTGGAAAAGCGGCGGTATGTATGGAGCAGCGATTGATAAAATTATTTATTGGCTTGAAAAAGCACAAAAAGCAGCCGAGAATAAAAAACAGGGCGATGCCATTGGTCTTTTGATTAAATATTATAAAACTGGAGATCTCAAAACTTGGGATGATTACAATATTGCTTGGTTAAGTGCTACAGAAGGTAATATTGATTACATCAACAGTTTTATAGAAGTGTATAATGATCCTTTAGGGTACAGAGGTTCTTATGAGGGCATAGTTCAGATTAAGGATTTTGACATGTCCAAAAAAATGGAAGTAGTGTCAAGCAATGCCCAGTGGTTTGAGGATAATTCTCCATTGGCACCAGAACATAAAAAGAAAAAGGTAGTAGGTGTTTCGTATAAAACGGTTATTGTTGCTGGAGAATCAGGAGATTCATCACCAAGCACTCCAATTGGGGTGAATTTACCAAATGCAGATTGGATTCGTGCAGAACATGGTTCTAAATCGGTTTCACTTGGAAATATTATTGACGCTTATTCTAAAGCAGGAGGAAAGGGAAGATTGCAAGAGTTTGCTAATGATGCTGAAGAAATTAGACTGGCTGAAAAATATGGTGAATTGGGAAGTAAACTGCATACTTCTCTGCATGAAGTAGTAGGTCATGCATCAGGACAAATCAATCCGGGTGTTGGAACTCCAAAAGAAACCTTAAAAAATTATTCTTCGACACTAGAAGAAGGAAGGGCTGATTTAGTGGGATTATATTATTTATACAGTCCAAAAATTCAGGAAATTGGATTGACAGACAATTGGAAAGAATTAGGTATGCAGTGTTATGACAGCTATATCCGTAATGGATTAATGACACAGTTAGTTCGTTTGGAATTAGGTGCTAATATTGAGGAAGCTCACATGAGGAACCGTCAGTGGGTAAGTGCCTGGGTTTTTGAAAAAGGCAAAAATGATAATGTTATCGAAAAAATTACCCGAGATGGTAAAACCTATTTCAATATTACCGATTACGAAAAATTACACGATTTATTTGGGCAGTTGTTGAAAGAAGTACAGCGAATTAAATCTGAAGGTGATTTTGAAGCTGGAAAAGCATTGGTAGAAACATACGGAGTAAAAGTGGATCAAAAACTGCATGCCGAAATTTTAGAACGCAATAAACAGTTCCCGGATGCTCCTTACAGCGGTTTTGTGAATCCTGTTTTGGTTCCAAAATTAAATGCTAAAGGACAAATCATCTCGATAGGAATAGAACAGCCAAAAACATTTGCAGAACAAATGCTGCAGTATTCTAAAAAATATGGTTTTCTGCCGTTAGAAAACTAG
- a CDS encoding SRPBCC family protein produces the protein MRIIKYLFLLFLLSLVALTIYIATQKGNFTVESSKVINSPKASVFNYVNDYKNWPKFSSWISEDPSIKPSFSPTTIGRGSTFTWERSNNTGNIETLYTKGNDSIVQKMEFDETSSDVYWSFKDTVGGTKVTWKSVGKMDFMLKVSSFFNLGTKNTLSKVYNKSLANLDKTLDFENSAFSIKINGIVKKLETYYLRQSFTSKISDITKNANAVFPKIIAFCTQNNIDQNGKPFIIYKTYDTIKDLAKVSFCIPIKEQIFTSDGSDILSGKLVAFEALKTSLTGNYTYKNKALAETTAYTTAKQIQIGSTFSHLEIFTKGKNENLSPSKWLTEIYFPITPKNTAPPVVYKKAVNDSLVPQHKTKKQDSEFDF, from the coding sequence ATGAGAATTATCAAATATCTTTTTCTTTTATTTCTATTAAGCCTTGTTGCGCTTACAATATATATTGCAACGCAAAAAGGAAATTTTACAGTAGAAAGCAGTAAAGTAATCAATTCTCCAAAGGCCAGCGTTTTTAACTATGTTAATGATTATAAAAACTGGCCTAAATTTAGTTCTTGGATTTCCGAAGATCCATCAATCAAACCGTCTTTTTCTCCAACCACAATTGGCAGAGGAAGTACATTTACTTGGGAAAGATCTAATAATACAGGTAACATCGAAACTTTATACACCAAAGGCAATGACAGCATTGTTCAGAAAATGGAGTTTGACGAAACTTCTTCAGATGTATATTGGAGTTTCAAAGACACTGTAGGCGGCACAAAAGTAACTTGGAAATCAGTAGGAAAAATGGATTTTATGCTGAAAGTGAGTTCCTTTTTTAACCTTGGCACAAAAAACACTTTATCCAAAGTCTATAATAAAAGTTTAGCAAATCTTGACAAAACCCTTGATTTTGAAAATTCTGCATTTAGCATAAAAATAAACGGAATTGTAAAAAAACTAGAAACATACTACTTAAGACAGTCATTCACCAGTAAAATTTCTGATATCACTAAAAACGCCAATGCTGTTTTTCCAAAAATCATTGCTTTCTGCACACAAAATAACATTGACCAAAACGGAAAACCTTTTATCATTTACAAAACTTACGATACTATCAAAGATTTGGCTAAAGTTTCATTTTGTATTCCGATTAAAGAACAAATTTTCACTAGTGACGGAAGTGATATACTTTCTGGGAAATTAGTTGCTTTTGAAGCATTAAAAACTAGTCTAACGGGAAATTACACTTATAAAAACAAAGCATTAGCCGAGACGACAGCATATACTACAGCAAAACAAATCCAAATTGGCAGTACTTTTTCACATTTAGAAATTTTCACTAAAGGCAAAAATGAAAACTTAAGCCCATCAAAATGGCTGACAGAAATTTATTTTCCAATAACGCCAAAAAATACAGCACCGCCTGTAGTATACAAAAAAGCAGTGAACGACAGTCTGGTTCCTCAGCATAAAACAAAAAAACAGGACAGCGAATTTGATTTTTAA
- a CDS encoding RNA polymerase sigma factor → MQDEKEFIFSLLNPQTQNLAFQKLMQDYQKPLYNHVRNIVLNHDDADDVLQNTFVKVFQNLKNFKGESKLFTWMYRIATNEALTFLSQKAKKSGISSAELQNKAIDNLKADIYFDGNEIQIKLQKAIAELPEKQQLVFKMKYFEDLKYEEISEILGTSVGALKASYHHAVKKIETFVTTN, encoded by the coding sequence TTGCAGGACGAAAAGGAATTTATTTTTAGTCTATTGAATCCGCAGACGCAGAATCTAGCGTTTCAAAAACTCATGCAGGATTATCAAAAACCATTGTATAATCATGTCCGAAACATTGTTTTAAATCATGATGATGCTGATGATGTTCTGCAGAACACTTTTGTAAAAGTATTTCAGAATTTAAAAAACTTTAAAGGCGAAAGCAAGCTTTTTACCTGGATGTACCGCATTGCTACCAATGAAGCTTTGACTTTTTTGAGTCAAAAAGCAAAAAAAAGCGGGATATCATCTGCTGAATTACAAAATAAAGCAATTGACAATTTGAAAGCTGATATTTATTTTGACGGAAATGAAATCCAGATAAAATTGCAGAAAGCAATTGCCGAATTACCGGAAAAACAGCAGTTAGTTTTTAAAATGAAATATTTTGAAGATTTAAAATATGAAGAAATATCAGAAATATTAGGAACATCGGTAGGCGCATTAAAAGCATCCTATCATCATGCCGTAAAAAAAATAGAAACTTTTGTAACAACCAATTAA
- a CDS encoding sensor of ECF-type sigma factor: MDLKKILPILFLFLSFNFYAQNENFKDKKEQIRAMKVAFFTTELDLTSSEAEKFWPIYNTFDDRQFELRHQKMKNYFKRMQGDNLDKLSEKEASAILDQIQDNEEDLYNLRKKFMTNLKDVLPSIKILKLKKAEEDFNRKLLQQYKDKGSNK; encoded by the coding sequence ATGGACTTAAAAAAAATACTCCCTATACTTTTTCTGTTTTTATCTTTTAATTTTTATGCTCAAAATGAAAATTTTAAAGATAAAAAAGAGCAGATCAGAGCAATGAAAGTCGCATTTTTTACTACCGAACTTGATCTTACATCAAGCGAAGCTGAAAAATTCTGGCCAATTTACAACACTTTTGATGACAGACAATTTGAATTAAGACATCAAAAAATGAAAAATTATTTCAAAAGAATGCAGGGCGACAATCTTGATAAATTATCAGAGAAAGAAGCCAGTGCCATTTTAGATCAGATTCAGGACAATGAAGAAGATTTATACAACTTACGAAAAAAATTCATGACAAATTTAAAAGACGTACTACCTTCGATTAAAATATTAAAATTGAAAAAAGCAGAAGAAGATTTCAACAGAAAACTGTTGCAGCAATATAAAGACAAAGGTTCCAATAAATAA